A region of Pseudomonadales bacterium DNA encodes the following proteins:
- the rsmB gene encoding 16S rRNA (cytosine(967)-C(5))-methyltransferase RsmB, whose amino-acid sequence MNKKMALRNVRVVAAQVIEYVVRDGRSLSEALPALQNHLDEKERPLLAELCYGVLRFYWELDALAAQLLQKPLRDKDFDVQALLLVSFYQLRYMRTQEHAAVNLAVEACRVLKKEWAGKLLNGVLRNYLRQRETFDQAIAQHHNHPAWLANFIQQAWPAQATEIFFANNARGGMSLRVNRLRNTCESYQTVLAEKNIVSGRCAYAPYALLLQQAVSVTALPDFFEGACSVQDVAAQLCAPLLRLQAGQRVLDACAAPGGKTGHILECEPQLQELVAIDCDEKRLQRVHDNLARLHLQATVRCADAENIAQWFDGKKFDRILLDAPCSGTGVIRRHPDIKHLRRESDIAALAARQSELLEAMWTLLAEDGVLLYTTCSILPQENEQIIAQFLTQHADAVVDKIEVDWGVNWGVETKSGRQLLPAADRDGFFFARLKKTR is encoded by the coding sequence GTGAATAAAAAAATGGCATTGCGCAATGTGCGCGTGGTGGCTGCGCAAGTTATAGAATATGTTGTGCGCGATGGGCGATCTTTATCAGAAGCGCTGCCTGCACTGCAAAATCATTTGGATGAAAAAGAGCGCCCGCTCTTAGCGGAGCTGTGCTACGGCGTGCTGCGTTTTTATTGGGAATTGGATGCTTTAGCGGCGCAGTTGTTACAAAAGCCGCTGCGCGATAAAGACTTTGATGTGCAGGCGCTACTGCTCGTCAGTTTTTATCAGTTGCGTTATATGCGCACGCAAGAACACGCAGCGGTAAATTTGGCAGTGGAAGCCTGCCGTGTCTTAAAAAAAGAATGGGCAGGGAAATTATTGAATGGCGTGCTGCGCAATTACCTGCGCCAGCGAGAAACTTTTGATCAAGCGATTGCGCAACATCACAATCATCCTGCGTGGCTGGCGAATTTTATTCAGCAGGCGTGGCCAGCACAGGCGACTGAAATTTTCTTTGCCAATAATGCGCGCGGCGGTATGAGTTTGCGCGTGAATCGTTTGCGCAATACTTGTGAAAGCTATCAAACGGTTTTAGCGGAAAAAAATATAGTTAGTGGGCGCTGTGCGTATGCGCCGTATGCATTGCTGTTGCAGCAGGCGGTAAGTGTTACTGCATTGCCGGATTTTTTTGAGGGTGCATGCTCGGTGCAAGATGTCGCTGCGCAGTTGTGTGCGCCACTACTGCGCTTGCAAGCGGGGCAGCGCGTGTTGGATGCTTGTGCTGCGCCTGGTGGAAAAACGGGTCACATTCTTGAATGCGAACCGCAGTTGCAAGAATTGGTGGCGATAGATTGCGATGAAAAAAGATTGCAACGGGTGCATGACAATTTAGCGCGCTTGCATTTGCAGGCGACGGTTCGTTGCGCCGATGCGGAAAATATCGCGCAGTGGTTTGACGGAAAAAAGTTTGATCGCATTTTGTTGGACGCGCCGTGTTCCGGCACGGGTGTGATTCGTCGTCATCCTGACATTAAACATCTACGGCGCGAGAGTGATATTGCTGCGTTGGCTGCGCGACAAAGTGAATTGCTGGAAGCGATGTGGACACTGTTAGCGGAAGATGGTGTGTTGCTTTACACCACCTGTTCCATCTTGCCGCAAGAAAACGAGCAAATAATTGCACAATTTTTGACGCAACACGCCGATGCGGTGGTCGATAAAATTGAAGTGGATTGGGGTGTTAATTGGGGTGTGGAAACGAAAAGCGGCCGACAATTACTGCCGGCCGCTGATCGCGATGGTTTTTTCTTTGCGCGCTTAAAGAAAACGCGCTAA
- a CDS encoding acyl-CoA dehydrogenase C-terminal domain-containing protein → MPAYHPPLRDIQFVLNDLLDITHYQCLDGCSALGEDEVAMILENAGKFAEEVLAPLNKVGDEEGCHFENGKVTVPHGFGEAYHQYCNDGWQGFSLPAEFGGQGLPSSLGTAIGEMMGAANWAWTMYPGLAHAPTTCLLHGGTPEQQALYIPKIIAGQWAGTMCLTEAHCGSDVGLLRTKAVKQADGTYKISGTKIFISAGEHDMTSNIIHAVLARIEGAPKGTKGISLFIVPKVLTNADGSLGAANSVSCGSIEKKMGLKGSATCVMNFDGATGFIIGEENKGLEIMFNMMNTARLGTAQQGLALGEASFQGALKYARERLQMRSLTGKKNPDGEADPIIVHPDVRRMLMTQKAIVEGQRAFLYWCGQLVDRTHYGSEESKKEADDLLGLLTPIAKAFCTESAIEVCNLGVQVFGGHGYIHEHGMEQIVRDVRISTIYEGTTGIQALDLIGRKVMGSGGALLRNVTKLIHKFCEANKDNTELATLCTALAAVNTQWGEITMKIGERAMQNAEEVGAASVDFTMFSGYAVLGFMWAQMAKVAAEKIAAGADSDGFYASKLTTARFYFDRILPRTGMHAAAALAGADSTMAIAEDKFAF, encoded by the coding sequence AATGACCTGCTCGACATCACCCACTACCAGTGCCTCGACGGTTGCTCTGCGCTGGGCGAAGACGAAGTAGCGATGATTTTGGAAAACGCCGGCAAGTTCGCCGAAGAAGTGCTGGCACCGCTGAATAAAGTGGGCGACGAAGAAGGGTGCCACTTTGAAAACGGCAAAGTCACCGTGCCGCATGGCTTCGGTGAGGCCTATCACCAGTACTGCAACGATGGCTGGCAAGGCTTTAGCCTGCCCGCCGAGTTTGGCGGCCAAGGCCTGCCCAGCTCACTCGGCACCGCTATCGGCGAAATGATGGGCGCGGCCAACTGGGCATGGACCATGTACCCCGGCCTCGCGCACGCACCCACCACTTGCTTGCTACACGGCGGCACGCCAGAACAGCAGGCACTCTACATCCCTAAAATTATTGCTGGCCAATGGGCTGGCACCATGTGTTTGACGGAAGCGCACTGCGGCTCGGATGTCGGCTTGCTGCGCACCAAAGCCGTTAAACAGGCCGACGGCACTTACAAAATTTCCGGCACGAAAATTTTTATTTCTGCCGGCGAACACGATATGACTTCCAACATCATTCACGCGGTGTTGGCACGCATTGAAGGCGCACCGAAAGGCACCAAAGGAATTTCATTATTTATCGTGCCCAAAGTTTTGACGAATGCCGATGGCTCACTCGGTGCAGCCAACAGCGTGAGCTGCGGCTCCATCGAAAAGAAAATGGGTTTGAAAGGCTCAGCAACTTGTGTGATGAATTTTGATGGTGCGACCGGCTTCATCATCGGTGAAGAAAACAAAGGTTTGGAAATCATGTTCAACATGATGAACACCGCGCGCCTCGGCACGGCACAGCAGGGCTTGGCACTCGGTGAAGCATCTTTCCAAGGCGCACTGAAATACGCGCGTGAGCGTTTGCAGATGCGCTCACTTACCGGCAAGAAAAATCCAGACGGCGAAGCGGATCCAATCATCGTGCATCCCGATGTGCGCCGTATGTTGATGACGCAAAAAGCGATTGTCGAAGGTCAGCGCGCTTTCTTGTACTGGTGTGGGCAGTTAGTCGATCGCACACATTACGGCAGCGAAGAAAGTAAAAAAGAAGCGGACGATTTGCTCGGCTTGTTAACACCGATTGCGAAAGCGTTTTGTACAGAGTCAGCGATTGAAGTGTGCAACTTGGGCGTGCAAGTGTTCGGCGGTCACGGTTACATACACGAACACGGCATGGAACAAATCGTGCGCGATGTGCGCATCTCTACCATTTACGAAGGCACGACTGGCATACAAGCGCTGGATTTAATCGGTCGCAAAGTGATGGGTTCTGGCGGCGCACTGCTGCGCAATGTCACCAAACTCATTCACAAATTCTGCGAAGCCAATAAAGACAACACGGAGCTGGCAACACTGTGCACAGCGCTCGCCGCTGTGAACACACAGTGGGGAGAGATCACCATGAAAATTGGTGAGCGCGCGATGCAAAACGCCGAAGAAGTGGGCGCGGCCTCAGTCGATTTCACTATGTTCTCTGGCTACGCCGTGTTGGGCTTTATGTGGGCGCAGATGGCAAAAGTTGCGGCAGAAAAAATTGCAGCCGGTGCAGACAGCGATGGTTTCTACGCCAGCAAATTAACTACTGCGCGCTTTTACTTTGACCGCATCTTGCCGCGCACAGGCATGCACGCTGCCGCAGCACTCGCTGGCGCAGACAGCACCATGGCGATTGCCGAAGATAAGTTTGCGTTTTAA